A stretch of DNA from Sphingomonas sp. SORGH_AS_0879:
GTCGGCTTCCTTCAGCAAGTCGACAAAGGCTTCGGTGCGCTTGCGCTCACGCTCGAATTCTTCAAGGAATGCAATGGCGTTCTTGGTAAAGCCGGTCGGCTCGCCATCCTCGAACAGCGGCTCCCCGTCACCCTCGGACACCAGTCCCTTGGCATCGCGATCGACACAGACCACGAACTGCTCTTCGCCGGCGCCCGCCAGCGTGAACGGATAGCGGCGCAGATAGGCTGGGGCATAGCAGCCGGCCTCGAACGTGCCATCGCGCACGAACAGATTCTGTCCTTCGGCCAGACCCATCACCGCTAACGGGGTCTTTTCCGGGCCGGCGAAGATCACCGGATAATGCGCCATCGCCTGCATGAATTCACCCACCAGCAGCGGGACGAGATGCACCTGAGTCGCATGATCGAAGCTCGCACCCTCGGGACGGTAGCGAAGATCCGCATGCACGGCGGAGTGCAGCGCTTCGGGACGCGAATAGAGAAATTGCGTACCTTCGAGCGGAATATTGTCGGTCATGCTTGGTTCCTTGGCTTCATCATGATGTGTAGAAGTTTTAGAATGAGAGAGAGGCACGCGCCTGGACACGCGGTGAGCCGGCCCGGCTGCGCAGGCCGTTGGTCAAGGCCCAGCCACCATCGACGCCCAGCGTGAATGCGCGCCCCATGCGATAGTCGCCCCCCAAACCAGCGGAGACGAGCGTCGACGACTGATGGGTGATACGGTCGAGACCATAGGCCAGGTCGAAGAACACGCGCGGCGCCAGCACGTCGCCATTCGGACCGCCCTTCGCAAACAGCGAGGTGACGGGCAGATTCAGATCGTTACGCAACACGAAACCGGTATCGAAGGCACCGTCGTCGGTGGTGTAACCGCGCGCCAGCCCGTCGCCGCCCAGGCCGATCTGCGTGGACAAGGGCAACGCCGACTTGGCATATTGCAGCGTCGCGCTCTGGGTAAGCGACAGATCGCGCGTCAATCGCTGGACATGGCGGAGGTCGAACGTGACATAGCCGAAGCGGCTATTGCGCGTGCGCCCATTGGTGATCGCGGCAAGCTCCGCCGCCGATCCGCCCGGACTGACATGGACCGCGATGTTCGCCGAGCCCTGCTCCCCATTCCCGAACCAATCCCGCGACCAGCCCACCATATATTGCCGGATATCGGCGGAAACATCGAGCGCGGTCAGTGGGCCGAACAGCACGGTTCGATGCTGGCGCTTCAATTCGATGCCGAACAGCATGTCGCCGAACCCTGCGGGCAGCCCGGCGTTCGACAAGGCCGAACGATAGGCCAGCGTGAGTTCGGTCGTCCGCTGACGAACGGTAAAGAGCGCATTGGGATGCTGATTGGTCAGCGAGTCGCTGAAGGTCAGTTCGACATTCTCCCGCGCGAAGGTCGGGATCGCGACGCGCGCGCCTTGCGCGACATAACGCGGACGCTTCGGTGCGAAGAAACGGCCCTCATCGATCAGCAAGTCGCGGCTACCCGTCAGCTGATAGGAGATATAGGCGCCTGGCAATAGGCGGATGTCTGCGACCGCGCCGACGAACAGTCGCGCCAAACCGGTGCTTTGCGACCCGGTGTTCGAAGAGCCGGCATAAAGGCGAAACTGCCGAGGCTCCTCGACGACCACGGTCAGGTCGGTCCGCCCCGCCGCGTCGGCTGGGGCGAAACGCGCCGAGGTGTCGCGGACCGGCAGACGATTGAGCCAAGCCAGATCTTCCGAAAGGGCGCGACTGTTGATCGGTTCGCCTGGCGCGACGCGAAGCGCCCGCCCTATCCGCTCCGCCTCCGCGGTCGATACACCCGTTACCTTCAGCGACCCGAGCCGAAACTCGGTGACCCGGATTTGCAGAACGCCGCCGGTGATCTCCTGTTCGGGCGTGGAGAGCGATATGAAGGGGCGCCCCGTTGCGCGCGCCAGCCGCGCGATCTCGGCCTCGATCTCCGCGATCCGGCGCCGCGTCAGCGGCTGACCGAGGAAGCGTCGCAGGACTCGGCGCGCACCGTCATTGTTCAGTATCGCCACGCGTCCGGCGTCAACACCGTCCGCAACCCCCGCCGCCTCAACGGGCCGCTCACCATCGCCAAGCAGCACGATCGCGCGAAGCGTGGCTCCAAGCGGCGTATCGTCTTGCTGTGCAGGAACAGCGTCCGGGACCACCAGTCCGGGATTTGGTGCGGCAGGCGCCGGTGGCAGATTCCGCTCGACCGCCGTCTGCGCCAAGGCCTGCTGTCCGCCGCATATCAACAGCGCGGGCAGCCATCGGGCAAATCTCTTGCAATGCATCTATCAGTCTTCCGCTCTATTCGGCATGGAACAATATTCGATCCAGCAGAAATATGAGCGCGCATTGCGCCTAGCATCTTTAAGAACAAGTTATCATTTAAATTTAGTAGCAGTATGATACATATTGAAACAATTACAACTTGAAGGAATTCAGAAATTTACTTCGCAATCAAAACCACCCCACCATCTGCGTAATACGAGTCGTATCCCGACTTGCACTACCCCCTATTCTTGACATTTACCTAACCTGCATTTTCGGATACCTCAAACCTTCAGGAAAGAATACAGGACAAGAGGGAACGAGGTATATCCAGAACCATTCGCGTGGGCGACGGCCAAAAAAATTTACTTCAAAGGTGCTATACTGCCGATCTTACGAGAATGACATTCTACGCTGGACCACAGCCAGGCAAATCAAGCCGACAGACAATGCCTCAACAGAATCTTAACGGCGGCCTACGCGACGAGTGGCCATACACAAACCGGCAGACGTCGGATGCACAGAGCACCGACGAACCAGGCGGCAATGCTCAGTCGAAAGAAATGTCAGATCAGCATTCCAGCACTACATCCCGCCTACCAAGGCCCCCCCCAAAGGGTCTGTCGATCGTGCTCGGAGCGAGGACGGCTCGTGTCGCAAGTTCGGAACTCCAGGGTCGGAAAATCCCGCACGTCACACAATTAATCACGACTGTATTTTTGATTAATCTATATAATCGGCGATCACCGCCCTTGTAGCGGTCGACATTCAGTCAATGCCACAATCCATATCAATACAAGATCGATTCAGTCCATAGGATTCGATGCTATATTTACTCACAATAGTATAATTGCTCCATTACACGGCACGTGCATAGTTGAAATATGAGCACAATGTGCCGTTAATTATCGATACATTTCATTGTATTTATTATTGTTACATTTTGTATTGTCCACTTTCCCGATGTATCCGAATTGATGATAATATATCCGACCCTGCCGCATTGGAGGAAGCAATCAAAGCAATCACATCCTCTCCGATCCTGCCGCATCGCGGCACCGTATAAGCTTTGGTGAGCCTTCCGTCGCCTAGGCGTACGTATAGCCCACATCGCCTGCACAGCCATCGCATTCGGCCGAAACCTAAACGCTTTGGTGGTACCCTGATATGGCACTGCAAAACAACGATTTTCGTATCGTAATCATTGAAGATGACGAAGAGATGCGCTCGATGCTCGAGCGGTACCTGCGCATGGTCGGGATGGAAACCGAATCCTATCCCGATACGGCTAATCTCGATTCGTTGATTTTGGAGGCCAAGCAGCCTCAGATCATGGTGCTCGACGTCAATCTTCCCGGCGAAAACGGCTTTGTTGCAAGCCGCGCGACTCCGCGCGCGATCGTCGGCAGGGATCATCATGCTCACGGGGCGCTCGGGTCGCGACGATCGGCTACTCGGCCTGTCCATGGGCGTCGACCATTATCTGTCCAAACCTGTCGACATGCCCGAGCTGGAAAGCGTTATTCGGAATCTGGCACGCAGGTTACGGGCCGATACACAAGGTGGACAGCCCGAGGACGGCGGCTCGGCGACGCCGCAACCGCACTGGACGCTCGACCTCGCGAGCTGGACGCTCACCGCCCCCAATGGCAACGCCATCGAGTTGACCTCGGCGGAATATCTGATGCTGCTGCCCCTGCTCGAACAGCCCGGCCGCCCCAATTCACGGGACATCATCAATGCCCGCCTGGGCAAGCCGAGGCTCGGTGTCGACAATCGCAGTCTCGATGTGCTGATCTCGCGCATTCGTCGTAAGATCGAACAGGGCACCGGCACCCCCCTGCCCCTTCGATCCGCACGCGGCACCGGCTATGTCTTCACCGGCACAGCACAGGTCATCGGCAACGTCTCGCCATGAACCGGCGGCTATCTATCAGCCATCGACGCTTTCCGGGCGTCATGATCAAGATCGCGCCACCTCGTCGCCAGCATCCGCACATCCCGGGCCAAACTCAGCGGATCGAATGGCTTCACCAGCACACCCGCCGCGCCGCGCATCATCAATTGTCGCACCTGGTCGCTCTGGGTACGTGCCGTAAAGAAGATGATGGGTATCACATCGCCCAACAGCGCACGCAAACGGTCGAACGTTTCCGGCCCGTCAAGATCGGGCATCGTGACGTCGAGCAACACCACATCGGGTCGCCACGCCCCATCCCTCACCATCGCAATCGCATCGGCGCCGGAAAGAACCGCACGCACGGCAAATGCTCGGTCGAGGTTCAAAGATCGCACGACGACACTTACCAAATCCGGCTCGTCATCAACGTACAACAGATTAAGGGCGTTACTAACGTCCATCCACCCCCGATTCCCCCGCATGACGCGATCATTCCATTGAGATGGAAAATCCGCGAATCTCTGCCCCCGCCACGCTCATCCGGATTTTATGGCACGATTTCCGGTAACGAACAATGGAAGCTGACGACTTATGCCTGAAACCCGTGCCGGCAAAATGTGCCACAAGATGCGCACTCAACTTGGCATCATTATTGGCTTGGTGGAAATCATCAATCTGCATGATGCTGGCATTAGTCCGCAATCACGTGAAGATTTGCAACGCATCCGGACCGCCGCCAAAACGATACTTGACCTAGTGGAGCAAGCAGAACAACAGATATTCGTTAAATTTGTGTAAATGCTATTCCACCGTGGCGATTTCCACGTGGAAGATCGCGCCCCCCTCCGGATTGGGCGTGAACCATAATTTTCCTCCGAGGCGTTCGATAATATCACGACTGATCGCCAGCCCCAGCCCAACGCCGCCTTTCTTGCGGCGAGGCTGGGTGTCGACCTGAACGAACTTATCGAAGATGATTTTCTGGAATTGTTCGGGAACGCCAATGCCATGATCGATCACGGCGACGTGTTGAGACGTATGCCCGGTGGTCAACACCACCCGGATCCGGCCTTCCTCCGGCGAGAATTTGATCGCGTTCGAAAGCAGGTTGATCATGACCTGAGACAATCGATCACGATCAATATACGCGAAGTCAGGTCCGCCATCGTCCTCCAATATCACGCTGATGCCGCGACTTGACGCGAGTGGCACGAGTTCATCGATGGAACTGCGGACGATCGCACGCAGCGATTGTCGTTCCAACGAGAAATCGAGCCTGTCGATCGCGATCCGTTCGACATCCAGAAGATTGTCGATCAGTCGAATCAACCGGTGGGTACTATTGAGCGCCACTTGTACGATCTGCGCCGTATCATCGCTGATCTCGCCGGTTGCCCCGGCAGCAATCAACCCGAGTGCGCCGGCGATCGACGCCAACGGCGTATGGAGCTCGTGGCTGACATTCGCGACAAAGTCGGCTTTCAGTCGATCAAACTCCATTTCGGCCGAAAGCGGCGCGGCGTCGACGAACCAATACTCCCGCCCCTCGACATCGAGCGGATAGAAAATGGCCCTGATCACTCCGGCCTGATCATCCTCCCCCCGCAAGCGAAGACGGTAAACACGTCGCGATTTTCGCCCCGCATGGCGACAACGCAAATCGCGCGCGATCGCCTCGATATCGCCGCCAAAAATCGCATCAAGCGGTCGCCCCATCAAAGCATCGCTCTGGATCCTGCGACCGTCGACAAGGCAGTGGCTGACCATCGCAACACGCAAGTCGGCATCAAGCAGCAGATAAAGGCTGGCGTGACTATCAAGCAGCGCGTCATAGATCGCCATAGCCAAAGGCGCGTCATCGCGAAACCCCGCCGGATCGGCCGCCAATTTGGTCCAATGGTTGCTCACCTGTCCCCCAATCGACATCTGTAACCAAAATGGAGTAAATTCCGGTGTTTCTCAACCTTTTTTAATTTGATCGAAAACAATCCGCATGACTGGTTCAGGGCATGGGCCTTGGGATTGGATTTTGGAGACAAAGGCTGTTGTTGGCTGTAACGGTCTCTCTCTTGGCGTGGATAGGAACTCCCCATGTCACCGCGTCATGCTATCGCATGACATCTACTGGACAGGACTTTTCCAGTATAATCAGATATTTCCATCATCCCTAATAGTATGTGACCGAACGGGTCATGAGCGTCCTTAGCCGAAGCGATGAACCTGTTGACTGATTTTCCTGGGTGACTCCGGTTTGGTTCATTCCCAGTGAGAGGCAAATCGACGAGCAACCTGTTCTGGTTGTCGGGTAAGGCGTGGTCGACGATAAAGCGTTGCTTTGACTGCGATTAGGCCTGCATGTCGACGCCATCCGGCATCTGCGGCAAGACGAACGATCCAACGATGCCTTGCCGCCGGACGCACGGTTCGCAGGCTGTCATCATTCATCCTGCGACACCCTTCGCGCAAGACACCCCTCAAGCAACCAAGGGGCGACGAAGGCCGTTGGCCTGATCGTCATGACATGGTCGTCCGTGCCCGAGGGGACGGACCGGTTTGGTCGACACAATAAACAAGTTGCAATTTAGCGCCGACTAGTTTTCATTTTGAGTCACTCGCCAGACGAGCGAGTGACCGAAAGTTGCGTGGCGATCCCTTTGGGTTGCCCCGGAACCTGTGATCCTGACGCCGAGGGGATGCTGACGGGTGGGTGTGACGGCGTCTCGCCGTCCGCTGCTTCAGCATCTGGACCAAGGGGGGAACAGGACGGCATGGCAACACGGCGAGCGGTACTGGGCAAATTGGGAATGTTGGCGGGGATCGGCCCGATGATGGGCGCGATGCAGGCGCTCGGAATCGCGGGGATCGCCCATGCGCAAAACTGGGAATCGCTGCCCCAGGGGCTTGGGCGCGGGCGGCATGTCGTGGTGCTGGGGGCGGGCATCG
This window harbors:
- a CDS encoding sensor histidine kinase KdpD, which translates into the protein MSNHWTKLAADPAGFRDDAPLAMAIYDALLDSHASLYLLLDADLRVAMVSHCLVDGRRIQSDALMGRPLDAIFGGDIEAIARDLRCRHAGRKSRRVYRLRLRGEDDQAGVIRAIFYPLDVEGREYWFVDAAPLSAEMEFDRLKADFVANVSHELHTPLASIAGALGLIAAGATGEISDDTAQIVQVALNSTHRLIRLIDNLLDVERIAIDRLDFSLERQSLRAIVRSSIDELVPLASSRGISVILEDDGGPDFAYIDRDRLSQVMINLLSNAIKFSPEEGRIRVVLTTGHTSQHVAVIDHGIGVPEQFQKIIFDKFVQVDTQPRRKKGGVGLGLAISRDIIERLGGKLWFTPNPEGGAIFHVEIATVE
- a CDS encoding SapC family protein is translated as MTDNIPLEGTQFLYSRPEALHSAVHADLRYRPEGASFDHATQVHLVPLLVGEFMQAMAHYPVIFAGPEKTPLAVMGLAEGQNLFVRDGTFEAGCYAPAYLRRYPFTLAGAGEEQFVVCVDRDAKGLVSEGDGEPLFEDGEPTGFTKNAIAFLEEFERERKRTEAFVDLLKEADLFEVKNTLFLHGGESEHIADYYGVDEKKLGELSDELLLRLARSGALIAIHAHLFSLARWDALIARRDALAPAEPATEPTYAD
- a CDS encoding response regulator; this translates as MDVSNALNLLYVDDEPDLVSVVVRSLNLDRAFAVRAVLSGADAIAMVRDGAWRPDVVLLDVTMPDLDGPETFDRLRALLGDVIPIIFFTARTQSDQVRQLMMRGAAGVLVKPFDPLSLARDVRMLATRWRDLDHDARKASMADR
- a CDS encoding ShlB/FhaC/HecB family hemolysin secretion/activation protein yields the protein MAILNNDGARRVLRRFLGQPLTRRRIAEIEAEIARLARATGRPFISLSTPEQEITGGVLQIRVTEFRLGSLKVTGVSTAEAERIGRALRVAPGEPINSRALSEDLAWLNRLPVRDTSARFAPADAAGRTDLTVVVEEPRQFRLYAGSSNTGSQSTGLARLFVGAVADIRLLPGAYISYQLTGSRDLLIDEGRFFAPKRPRYVAQGARVAIPTFARENVELTFSDSLTNQHPNALFTVRQRTTELTLAYRSALSNAGLPAGFGDMLFGIELKRQHRTVLFGPLTALDVSADIRQYMVGWSRDWFGNGEQGSANIAVHVSPGGSAAELAAITNGRTRNSRFGYVTFDLRHVQRLTRDLSLTQSATLQYAKSALPLSTQIGLGGDGLARGYTTDDGAFDTGFVLRNDLNLPVTSLFAKGGPNGDVLAPRVFFDLAYGLDRITHQSSTLVSAGLGGDYRMGRAFTLGVDGGWALTNGLRSRAGSPRVQARASLSF
- a CDS encoding response regulator transcription factor, translated to MLTGRSGRDDRLLGLSMGVDHYLSKPVDMPELESVIRNLARRLRADTQGGQPEDGGSATPQPHWTLDLASWTLTAPNGNAIELTSAEYLMLLPLLEQPGRPNSRDIINARLGKPRLGVDNRSLDVLISRIRRKIEQGTGTPLPLRSARGTGYVFTGTAQVIGNVSP